Within Planctomycetia bacterium, the genomic segment TCGACCTGACATTCGAGAGCGAAGCGACTCGCGATCGCTACGGCCGGCATGAATGGGGCCAACGTGCCTTGCTCGCCCGCCGGCTCGTCGAAGCGGGCTGCAGTTTCGTGCGGATGGACATGAACAATCCCAACGTGCCCGGCGTCGATGAAACTCGCACCGCCGGCAACTGGGACATTCATGCCGTCAACGGCGATCTCTATTACGATCTCGGCGTGCGCTTGGCGCCGTTCGACAAGGCGGTCGCGGCCTTGATCGAAGACATCTACGATCGCGGACTCGATCGCAAGACGATGTTGATCGTCGCCGGCGAATTCGGCCGCACTCCGCGCGTCAATCCGGCTCGGGGAACACGCTCCGGCGTGATGCAGCCCGGTCGCGATCATTGGCCCGGTGCGCAGTCGGTGCTGATCTCCGGCGGCGGCGCTCGCATGGGGCAAGTTATCGGTTCGACCACCGACAAAGGTGAGTATCCGAAAGACAATCGCCTCGATCCGAACGACCTGCTCGCCACGGTCTATCGCTTTTTAGGTATCGACTACCACCACGCGTTCCTCGACCGGAGCGGTCGACCGATGCCGATCCTGCCGCACGGCAATCCGATCGCGGAGTTGTCGTAAGGCTTCGAGTGCGACCGTAGGCGAAAATTTGAAGCGGAGATAAGCGTCGGAGACCGGCTCCTCAGCGTGATGCGAGGCATTACAGGAATTGCTTCATGTCCAGCGACTTTCGTGCAAGGCCTTGTCAACGTGCGGCACATGCCGCCCACGCCTTCGTCGACTTTCAAGGAACGACGCGTGAAGGCCTGACCCTGGTCGACCGGCGCGGGATGTTGAAGGCCGGTGCGGCGGGCATCGCCGGGTTATCACTCCCCGCCTTGCTTCAAGCACGTGCCGAAGCCGCCGACGCAGGGCGTAAGATGCGCGCGCCGAAGAGCGTGATTCTGCTGTGGATGGCCGGCGGTCCGAGCCAGATCGACACGTGGGATCCGAAGCCCGATCGACCGGAGAACAACCGCGGTCCGTTCGGCGTCACGCAGACGAAGTTGCCCGGCGTCGTCATTTGCGAGCACTTGCCGAAGCAGGCGGCGATGCTCGACAAGTTCACGATCATTCGCTCCGTCGACGCGCGACACAGCAATCACGAACCGAACAAAGTCTTTCAAACGGCGAACCTCACTGCCGAAGCCCGCACGAATCCCGAAGCGGAGCACTATCCCGCCTTGGCGTCGGTGATCGCGAAGCATCACGGAGCCAATCATCCTTCGATGCCGCCCTATGCGGCGTTCATGAAATCACGCTCGCACTTGGCCTTCGCCGGATATCTCGGCAAGCAGTACGATCCGTTTCTCTGCAGCCAAGCAACGAAGCTGCCGGTGTATTCGAACGTCGGCATCGACACGGGCGACATGACCGGCGGCGACTTGTTCCAATTGCCGACTGGCCTCTCCATCGATCGACTTCACGATCGTCGGGCGTTGCTGCAGCGATTCGACCAAATGCGCTCGGGCCTTGATCAGTCGGGCTCGATGCAAGCCCTTGATGTCTATCAGCGGCAAGCGGTCGACATGCTGCTCGGCGAGCGAGCCCGCAACGCGTTCGACGTGGAGCGCGAGCCGCAAGCCGTCCGCAACCGATACGGCAAACATCTGTGGTGTCGGCAGGCATTGATCGCGCGGCGTTTGGTCGAGGCGGGTACGGCCTTCGTCACGCTCGACCTCAGCTACCATTCCGCTTCCGGCACATGGGATACTCACGGCGACAATATCCCTCCCTACGGCGGCATCAAGAACGGCCTCGGTCCGCTACTGCCCCTGTTCGATCATCTCATCACGACGCTCGTCTCCGATCTCGATGAGCGAGGATTGCTCGACGACGTGCTGGTGATCGCGATGGGAGAATTCGGGCGTACGCCGAACATGGGAACGCAAGGGAGCACCGATGGCCGGAATCATTGGCCCGTCGTGATGTCGATGTGCATGGCGGGAGGCGGACTCAAGCATGGTCAGATCATCGGAGCCTCGAGCCGCGACGGAGGCGAGATCCACGAGCGACCCGTTACTCCGGGCGACCTTGCGGCGACGCTGTTTCGATATTTCGATGTGCCTCAAGACGTGAGCTACCTCGACAATCGAGGTCGCCCGCGCTTCATCTTGGATCAAGGCGGGAAGCCGATTCGAGAGTTGGTCGGATAGCCAGTCGGCGAATCGACCGTGCTCTCGCGCTCACTGTAGTCCTCGCGGACGGTTCCCCATCGACGCTCGCTACGGCACAGGCTTGAGTTCCGTCTCGTCGTCTGTTGAAACGGGGTGTGTGTTCCCAAGTATCGGACGGGTGACAACGCGCGGCGATCCGTAACCGGAGTATGCGCGGCTTTGGAACGGCAAGGTGAAAAGCGACGCCAAGCCCGACTCGCGGAGAAACCACGGCTCAGGTCGCTCACAGCGGGATGCACTCCTCTAAAGTGGGGAAAACTAGCGAGGGAAACTCCAGAATGTCCTGTGAAACAACGCAACGTCGATTGCCGGAGTGCTTGCCGGATGGGCTTGGAAGATCAACTTGTGTTCAGGCATCGATCAACTAAGATTGATGATCCCCGCCTGATATCCTGCCGTCCGCGATCCAATTCGCCTGCACGTCGGCTCTCCGATGCTAATATCCCTGCTCATTGCGTCGGTTCTTGCCGCCCCCGCCTCGTCGAGATCGCGACGGCCGGAATGTCGAGATAGGGATTGCCGCATTGCGTCGGTTCTTGCCGCCCCCGCCTCGTCGAGCGGATCGACGACGGGGCTGCGGGTTGATCCCCCCGCGCCGTTGCTCACCGGAGCCGATGCACGTCAGCAACTGTTAGTGACCGCGATTCATTCAGGGGGGGAAGTCGACGCCACGGATGAGGCGGTATTCGCTTCATCGAACCCCAAGATTGCAACCGTAAGCGAAGATGGAGTCGTGCTCCCGGTCGGCAACGGCTCGGCCGTAATTTCCGCGACCTTCGACGGCCGATCATCTTCGGTCGATGTTCGTGTCGAACGTGTTGCGGTGTTGCCGTCGCCTCATTTTGCTCGCGACATTATTCCCCTGCTCACCAAAGCCGGATGCAACTCGGGTGCTTGCCACGGAAAGCAAAGCGGTCAAAACGGTTTCAAGCTTTCAGTGTTCGGTCACGACGTCGGGGCCGACTATCAAGCGATCGTTTGCGAAGGGCGTGGGCGGCGGTTGTTTCCCTCAGTGCCGCGCGAGTCGCTTTTACTCACGAAGGCTACGAATCGAGTGCCGCACGGCGGCGGTGGACGTTTGGAAGAAAACTCGACCGAGTACCGGCGATTGCTTCGCTGAATCGACGCCGGGATGCCGCACGGCAGCGACGACGCTCCGCAGGTCGTCGCCATCGACGTACAGCCCAAAATTCGAACGATGCGCGAGCGCTCGCAGCAACGACTGCTGGTCACGGCCACGCTGTCCGACGGCTCGAGCCGCGACGTGACGCATGAGGCGGTTTACACCTCCAACGACGACACGCGAGCGACCGTCGATCAGCACGGTCGTGTCGCCACGAAGATGATGGCCGGAGAATCGGCCATCGTCGCTCGCTTCCAAGATCACGTCGCTGCAACCTTCGTTACGGTGCCGTTGAACCGTGCTGAGTGTCACGACATTCCGTACTTTTGTGCGCGAGTTCTCGCCATTCTAGCTGAACCAAGCCGGGAATTGCCATCCGCCCGGTTGCTTGGCCGGTGGGGTTGGTAATGATCGAGTGATGGCCACCGCAACTCGCACGCAACGCCGTTACGATCACCGTCTCCGGAATCTGGTTCGGACTACGCGGGACATTCATTGCGCCGTCCAACGAGGCTAAAGCGCATGTGCTCCGCGGAGTTCCGTGCATGTCAAGTCATTTGTCGTTGAATCAGCGAACTGACGTGGACAAAATAGCGAGAACTCTTCCGCTAGAGTCCCGCCACACCACCGGCCAAAGAACGAAGCCTACCCCGTCTATGAAGATTCTCACGATTACGTTGCTGCTGGTGCTTGGTAGCACGTGGACGATTCTGGCCGCCGATGGACCAGCGGCGCCGCAAACGTTGGAATCGGTCAAGGAGCAAGGTCGCGCGAAGTCGCGATTTTTGAAAGAGACCAAGGCCGCGCCCGAGTCCACCGACGCGCTGCCGCAGGCGAATCTGGCGACCTTTCGCCAATCGATTGACGCGGTCCTCAAAAAGAGCTGCCTCGGCTGCCACGGCCCGCAACGTTCGGAAGGGCGACTGCGAATCGATCAATTGAATCCCGACCTGCTCGCCGGCCCCGATGTCGACCGTTGGCGCGAAGTGTACAACGCGCTCGGCAAGTCCGAGATGCCGCCGCAAGACGCGCCTGAGTTCGTCCTGGCCGAGGCCGAGCGAGGGCGGATCGTCGATTGGCTCGGTGAAGAGTTGAACAAGGCGTCGCTCGTGCGCCGCAACAGACAAGTGCATTCGTCGTTTCGTCGACTCACGAAGTACGAATACAACTACGCCCTGCAAGATTTGCTCGGCATCCCGTTCGCGCTCGGGAACAAGCTGCCGCCGGAACCCGTCTCGGCGGATGGCTTCAAGAACAGTTCGGAACTGCTGCAGATGTCGGCGATGCAGTTCGAGACCTACCGCGAGATCGGGCTCACCGCGCTCAAGCGCGCCACGGTGATTGGCGAGCGGCCGCGACCGGTCACATACAAGGTCGCTTGGCAGGAACAGATGGATCAAGCGGCCAAGGCGAAGAACGCCAAACCGTTCGAGAAGCATGACGATAGCTACAACAAGCACCAGAATCAGCCGCACTTGCTCAGTCGCGAATCGGGGCAGGGCATCGTGTTTACCACCGGCAAGTCGCTGCCGCTGCCCAACGCGACCATCGAGCAAACGCCGGCCGACACCCCGGTCGTGCTCGTGCTGCCGAAGAACAGCGAAGTGAAGCTCGACTTGGATCGCTTTCTGCCGGACGAAGGAGTGATGCGTGTGCGCATTCGCGCCGGTCGGACGACAATGAACCCCGACGAGTATGCGAGCCTGCGGTTGATTTTCAGCGCTCACACCAGCAACAACGCCAACTTCTCGCAGGTCGTCAGCGACCGCGACATTCCGGTGACGGCACCGGCCGACGATCCGCAGTTCGTGCAGTTCGATATTCCGCTGAACGATATCCAGCGCAATCCGTTTCGCAAGCTCACGACCGCATTCCCGCGCCGCGACGAGTTCGTGCACATTCACAATGTCTCGAATGCCTTCGGCGGCGAAGAACGGCTCAACGTGGTGATCGACTCGATCGAGATCAGCGCTCCGTACTACGAGCATTGGCCGCCGAAGTCGCACACGGACATCTTTTTTGCCAGCAGCAACCAAGCCAACGAAGCAATCTACGGTCGCGAGGTGTTGAGTCGCTTTTTGAGACAAGCCTGGCGGCGACCGGTATCGACGCAGGAAGTGGACCAGTACATGGCGTTGTTCGCCCAGTATCGACCCAGCTTCGCGACGTTCGAGGAGGCGATGCTCGAGGTGCTGGCCACCGCGCTCGCCAGTCCCGAGTTCCTGTACCTGACGCAGCGCACATCGGCCGACGACAGAAAGTCGGCCGCCAAGATCAGCCAGCTCGAATTAGCCAGCCGGCTGGCCATGTTTCTCTGGTCGAGTCTGCCGGACGATGAGCTGCTGACCCTCGCCGAGCAAGGCAAGCTCCGCGAACCGGAAGTCCTCAGTGCTCAAGTGACGCGACTGCTGGCCGATTCGCGATCGCGGCGAATGTCGCAGAACTTTGTCGAGCAATGGCTGGGCCTGGATCGCTTGAATAGCGTGACGCATCTCACCGACGCCACGTTGCGCGAGGCACTCGAGGCCGAGCCGATCGCGTTCTTTGACGAAGTCCTACGGCAGAATCACAGTGTCATGGACTTCATCCATTCCGATTACGCTCTCGTGAACGAGCGGCTGGCGAGTCACTATCGCATTCCTAAAGTCTTCGGCCCGCACTTTCGCAAAGTGGCCATCACGTCGCAGACGAACCGCGGGGGGCTGTTGACCTGTGCCGCGATCTTGGCGATGAACTCCGACGGCAAAGACTCGCACCCGCTCAAACGTGGTGTCTGGATGCTCGAGCGCATCTTGCACGATCCGCCACCTCCGCCGCCGCCGAATGTGCCGGAAGTCGATTTGACTGACCCGGAGATCTTGAAGATGACGCTCAAGGAGCGGATCGCCGATCATCGCAACAAAGCGGCGTGCAACTCGTGTCACTCGCGGATC encodes:
- a CDS encoding DUF1501 domain-containing protein, encoding RSITHEDSQHAQGSVRFLSGRHTPSVDPISEFPCVGPIVAKMREHRQLGVPNHVASSARAYGDGSAYLGESTMPFVVGGNPGAPGFKVPNLAVSSALKGRLGDRAALLKAFDTFRREADGSLSMSSMDAFNQRALDLLTSEKARQAFDLTFESEATRDRYGRHEWGQRALLARRLVEAGCSFVRMDMNNPNVPGVDETRTAGNWDIHAVNGDLYYDLGVRLAPFDKAVAALIEDIYDRGLDRKTMLIVAGEFGRTPRVNPARGTRSGVMQPGRDHWPGAQSVLISGGGARMGQVIGSTTDKGEYPKDNRLDPNDLLATVYRFLGIDYHHAFLDRSGRPMPILPHGNPIAELS
- a CDS encoding DUF1501 domain-containing protein; the protein is MSSDFRARPCQRAAHAAHAFVDFQGTTREGLTLVDRRGMLKAGAAGIAGLSLPALLQARAEAADAGRKMRAPKSVILLWMAGGPSQIDTWDPKPDRPENNRGPFGVTQTKLPGVVICEHLPKQAAMLDKFTIIRSVDARHSNHEPNKVFQTANLTAEARTNPEAEHYPALASVIAKHHGANHPSMPPYAAFMKSRSHLAFAGYLGKQYDPFLCSQATKLPVYSNVGIDTGDMTGGDLFQLPTGLSIDRLHDRRALLQRFDQMRSGLDQSGSMQALDVYQRQAVDMLLGERARNAFDVEREPQAVRNRYGKHLWCRQALIARRLVEAGTAFVTLDLSYHSASGTWDTHGDNIPPYGGIKNGLGPLLPLFDHLITTLVSDLDERGLLDDVLVIAMGEFGRTPNMGTQGSTDGRNHWPVVMSMCMAGGGLKHGQIIGASSRDGGEIHERPVTPGDLAATLFRYFDVPQDVSYLDNRGRPRFILDQGGKPIRELVG
- a CDS encoding Ig-like domain-containing protein; protein product: MLTGADARQQLLVTAIHSGGEVDATDEAVFASSNPKIATVSEDGVVLPVGNGSAVISATFDGRSSSVDVRVERVAVLPSPHFARDIIPLLTKAGCNSGACHGKQSGQNGFKLSVFGHDVGADYQAIVCEGRGRRLFPSVPRESLLLTKATNRVPHGGGGRLEENSTEYRRLLR
- a CDS encoding Ig-like domain-containing protein — its product is MPHGSDDAPQVVAIDVQPKIRTMRERSQQRLLVTATLSDGSSRDVTHEAVYTSNDDTRATVDQHGRVATKMMAGESAIVARFQDHVAATFVTVPLNRAECHDIPYFCARVLAILAEPSRELPSARLLGRWGW
- a CDS encoding DUF1592 domain-containing protein → MKILTITLLLVLGSTWTILAADGPAAPQTLESVKEQGRAKSRFLKETKAAPESTDALPQANLATFRQSIDAVLKKSCLGCHGPQRSEGRLRIDQLNPDLLAGPDVDRWREVYNALGKSEMPPQDAPEFVLAEAERGRIVDWLGEELNKASLVRRNRQVHSSFRRLTKYEYNYALQDLLGIPFALGNKLPPEPVSADGFKNSSELLQMSAMQFETYREIGLTALKRATVIGERPRPVTYKVAWQEQMDQAAKAKNAKPFEKHDDSYNKHQNQPHLLSRESGQGIVFTTGKSLPLPNATIEQTPADTPVVLVLPKNSEVKLDLDRFLPDEGVMRVRIRAGRTTMNPDEYASLRLIFSAHTSNNANFSQVVSDRDIPVTAPADDPQFVQFDIPLNDIQRNPFRKLTTAFPRRDEFVHIHNVSNAFGGEERLNVVIDSIEISAPYYEHWPPKSHTDIFFASSNQANEAIYGREVLSRFLRQAWRRPVSTQEVDQYMALFAQYRPSFATFEEAMLEVLATALASPEFLYLTQRTSADDRKSAAKISQLELASRLAMFLWSSLPDDELLTLAEQGKLREPEVLSAQVTRLLADSRSRRMSQNFVEQWLGLDRLNSVTHLTDATLREALEAEPIAFFDEVLRQNHSVMDFIHSDYALVNERLASHYRIPKVFGPHFRKVAITSQTNRGGLLTCAAILAMNSDGKDSHPLKRGVWMLERILHDPPPPPPPNVPEVDLTDPEILKMTLKERIADHRNKAACNSCHSRIDPWGIAFENYDALGAFRTHIKNQPVDATAELFNRQTLAGMNGLKQYLLADRQDQFASAMVHKLLAYALGRSLTLGDRTAIDSLTARFRQRDDRLGDLVRLIVSSDIFNAK